The Candidatus Effluviviaceae Genus V sp. nucleotide sequence CGAAGGTGGTGACACCGTATCTCCGTTTGCGGAGCACCCTGGCCACGAGCTCTCCCTTGACCGTGAAGATGCGCAGCAGCACGTGCCCGAAGGCGAGCCGTCTCTCCAGCAGAATGCCGACGACGTTGCCTGTCGAGAATCCGAGAGCGTAGAAGAGACCGAGCACGGGACGCTCGGCCACGTCGCTGACGATCGTCGTGATGACGGCCAGCCACATGCTGATCTCGATGAACCCCAGGATGAACGCCGCACGTGTCCTTCCCTGCACGGTGCTGATGGTCCGCAGAGTTCCCAGACTGACGTCGATGACCCTCGCCGCGAAGATGATGATGCCCGTGATGATCGTGGCGGCCGTGAACATGGGGATGTCCTCCAGAATCTGAGGTTCGTGAACACCAAGCATCGCGGCCGCCGCGA carries:
- a CDS encoding DUF2179 domain-containing protein; this translates as MFTAATIITGIIIFAARVIDVSLGTLRTISTVQGRTRAAFILGFIEISMWLAVITTIVSDVAERPVLGLFYALGFSTGNVVGILLERRLAFGHVLLRIFTVKGELVARVLRKRRYGVTTFEGAGKEGPVTEVLVIMKRRDLPSVISLIGHVAPRAFYVTHAAGEVSRAPTGAMRYPTGWRAVLKRK